CTTACAGCACCCTTTATCAAAAAAACACCATTATCATTTAATGTCTTAATTATTGCGAAACGATCATCTTGATTTAAACCTTCAACAAGTTTTTTTCTTTGTTTAACTTCCATTATAGCTAAATTAAAATTATTTCTATAAAAGAAATCATTTATCACATTTTTAGTTACATCTGCAATTGATTCGGCAATATTTTCAATTGGATCGTCTTTTTTCTCAATATTTTCTCGACGATATAACACTTCGTCTGGGTGAACTAATTTTCTTAGTTGCTCAGTTAAATCCAAAAATTTCGTATCATCAAAATTAATGCACAATAAACCGATTAGTTCATTATTATCTTTAATATAAAGAGTAGATGAGCGCAACAAACGACCATAATTTGATTTAGCATGATAATTTAATACATAGTCCACTTCTTCATATTTTTTTGTAGCAATTGTATTTAAAGCAAAAGTTGTTAAAGGATCTCCTATTTTTCTTCCTGTAATATCACCATTTGCGATTGCTACTATTGCTCCATTCTCTTGTTTTATATCATGCAAAACTATTTCATAATTTGGTCCAAACATTTCTTTTAAAAAGTCAACCAAGATTACATATCTCTTTAACTTATCATTCACTTTCATCACCTCATTGACTATTATAATATAGCACATTCATACTAATCTTTCAAATAATTAAGAATGATATTGCTTTAATAGTTAAAGAAAAAAGTCTTAAAACTTTTATAGTTCTAAAACTTTTTTTGCTTTATTTTAATGGTTCTAAGCTTGCTTGGAAGTGTCTTAAAATCGGAGGTTCCCAAGTAATTTTATAACCTTTAACTTCACTTGCTCTTGCTTTAATAGCAATCAAAGCATCTGCCATCACATCAAAATGTGCTTGTGTATAAACACGACGTGGTATCGCAAATCTAGTAAACTCAAAATCTGCTTTTAGTTGTTCACCAGTATCTGGATCATTTCCTAACATATAAGAACCAATATCACAAGTTCTAATTCCTGCTTCACGATATAATTCAACTGCTAAAGTATGTCCTGGAAACTCATCATATGGAATATGTGGGAACATTGCTTTAGCATCAACAAAGATACCATGCCCTCCAGCTGGTGATTGATAAACAATTCCAGCATCATCTAGACGAGCAGCTAAGTATTCAATTTGTCCAATACGATACTCAAGATAATCTTCATCCATTCCTTCATAAAGTCCAACTGCAAGTGCTTCTAAATCTCTTCCAGATAATCCACCATAAGTAGTAAATCCTTCAAATGAAATACCTCGTGCTTTAGCTTTGATATATAAATCTTCATCATCTTTAAAGGCTAAGACACCGCCCATATTAGTAATCGCATCTTTTTTAGCTGACATTGTAAACATATCAGCACAAGCAAATACTTCAGCAATAATTTCTTTAATTGATTTGTCTTCATATCCTGGTTCTCTTTCTTTAATAAAGAAAGCATTTTCTGCAAATCTTGCTGCATCAATACACATTGGAATACCGTATTTTTTACAAATAGCTGATACTGCTTTAGTATTTTCTACTGATACAGGTTGTCCTCCAGCTGAGTTATTTGTAATTGTTAAAACAACAACTCCAACTTTATCCTTACCATATTCATTTATTAATTTCTCTAATCTCTCAACATCCATATTACCTTTAAAAGGTTTTTGAACAGTTAAATCTAGCGCCTCTGGTACAACACAGTCAATCGCACGTGCTCCTGCAATTTCAACGTGAGCTCTTGTTGTATCAAAATGCATGTTTGAAATTGAATACATTCCTTCTTTTATAAGCATTCCAAATAATACTTTTTCTGCGGCACGACCTTGATGAACGGGTAATACATATTTATACCCAAAGATATCTTGACATGCATTAACTAAATTAAAGTAAGAGCGTCCTCCTGCATATGATTCATCTCCACGAATAATACCCTCCCATTGACTTTGCGACATTGCATTAGTACCACTATCAGTTAATAAATCGATATAAACATCATCTGACTTTAGATTGAACATATTATAATTTGCTTCTTTTAAAGATTTTTCGCGTTCCTCTCTAGTTGTCATTTTAACCGTTTCAACCATTTTAATTCTAAATGGTTCTGCTACATACTTTTTCATTTTTTTGTCTCCTTTTCTATATTGTATTTGATATCTACACATTATCACGATAATTTTTTATTGTCAAGATAAATTTTTATCGCAAATAAAAATGAAATTTTTGAAATCATTACTCTATAAGAATAAAACATATTTTTAAGATACTAGACATCATTTATAGTGAAAATTTTGTTATTTATAAAAAAAGATCCTTCAATTAAAAAAAAGCTTACTTTAAAGCTTTTTTGATATGTATTCTAATATTTCTTTTTCTTTAAATCCAACAAATATTTTATCACCAAAATCTATGACTGGTCTTTTTATCATTCTTCCATCACTTAATAAATAAGAAATTTTTTCTTTTTCACTTAAATTCACTAATTTATCCTTTAAATTATTTTCTCGATAAAGTATTCCTCTTTTATTAAAAAAATCATCAATATTTAAATTACTTCTTTTAATTAAATCAATTAATGTTTTCTCATCAATTTTATTTGCTACAAAATCAATAAAATCATAATCTAAATTATTTTCATCAAAAAATTTCAATGTTTTTTGAACTGTACTACATTTTGTATAACCATAAATAATCATTTTAATTACCTCCATTAACTAATTCATTTATATTTAATAATTCTTAAAATAACGGTGCAAATAATCTAATAACAACTTGAGATAATTTTTTTAGAGCAGAACGATTTTCTACTTTTTCTAAAGTTACTAATTTAGCATCTTCAAATTCTGCTAAAAATGTATCAGAAATATCATTAATTACTTTACCACCCATTACTAATGTACAAACTTCAAACGATAAGTTAAAGCTTCTCATATCGAAATTAGCTGTACCAACAATAGCTGATTTATCATCAACTAGTAATTTTTTTGCATGCACAAAGCCATTATACTCATATATTTTAACACCAGCTTTAATTAAATCAGGATAATATGATTCAGTAGCTAGTTTAACATATTTTTTATCTGGAAGACCTGGTGTTACAAAAGCAATTTCAAC
This DNA window, taken from Bacilli bacterium PM5-9, encodes the following:
- a CDS encoding putative transcriptional regulator YheO (product_source=COG2964; cog=COG2964; pfam=PF08348,PF13309; superfamily=46689) yields the protein MNDKLKRYVILVDFLKEMFGPNYEIVLHDIKQENGAIVAIANGDITGRKIGDPLTTFALNTIATKKYEEVDYVLNYHAKSNYGRLLRSSTLYIKDNNELIGLLCINFDDTKFLDLTEQLRKLVHPDEVLYRRENIEKKDDPIENIAESIADVTKNVINDFFYRNNFNLAIMEVKQRKKLVEGLNQDDRFAIIKTLNDNGVFLIKGAVSEVANELFCSEPTVYRYLSKLK
- a CDS encoding tryptophanase (product_source=KO:K01667; cath_funfam=3.40.640.10,3.90.1150.10; cog=COG3033; ko=KO:K01667; pfam=PF01212; superfamily=53383; tigrfam=TIGR02617), with the protein product MKKYVAEPFRIKMVETVKMTTREEREKSLKEANYNMFNLKSDDVYIDLLTDSGTNAMSQSQWEGIIRGDESYAGGRSYFNLVNACQDIFGYKYVLPVHQGRAAEKVLFGMLIKEGMYSISNMHFDTTRAHVEIAGARAIDCVVPEALDLTVQKPFKGNMDVERLEKLINEYGKDKVGVVVLTITNNSAGGQPVSVENTKAVSAICKKYGIPMCIDAARFAENAFFIKEREPGYEDKSIKEIIAEVFACADMFTMSAKKDAITNMGGVLAFKDDEDLYIKAKARGISFEGFTTYGGLSGRDLEALAVGLYEGMDEDYLEYRIGQIEYLAARLDDAGIVYQSPAGGHGIFVDAKAMFPHIPYDEFPGHTLAVELYREAGIRTCDIGSYMLGNDPDTGEQLKADFEFTRFAIPRRVYTQAHFDVMADALIAIKARASEVKGYKITWEPPILRHFQASLEPLK
- a CDS encoding arsenate reductase (product_source=KO:K00537; cath_funfam=3.40.30.10; cog=COG1393; ko=KO:K00537; pfam=PF03960; superfamily=52833; tigrfam=TIGR01617), with translation MIIYGYTKCSTVQKTLKFFDENNLDYDFIDFVANKIDEKTLIDLIKRSNLNIDDFFNKRGILYRENNLKDKLVNLSEKEKISYLLSDGRMIKRPVIDFGDKIFVGFKEKEILEYISKKL